From Mytilus galloprovincialis chromosome 9, xbMytGall1.hap1.1, whole genome shotgun sequence, the proteins below share one genomic window:
- the LOC143046576 gene encoding L-rhamnose-binding lectin CSL1-like, which produces MHHATLFQFIWIFMINTSTAEVFNSIQHKSVIACGGNMRLNCSSTNDILRIIGASYGRFTSFLCHPNSWPTPSSQWDLQCSAGGSFSIASERCDGKPSCTIEQSTTLFGDPCRTTPKYLQVLYRCVEQTGPLKHNPQIPTTLSYPATLIHKTTSSMVTMFTTPMVTEITTPMKTERTSPMFPGSSEIVSIAERCDEDKSNFSISGK; this is translated from the exons ATGCATCACGCGACATTGTTCCAATTTATTTGGATATTTATGATTAATACATCGACAGCAGAAG TTTTTAATTCTATTCAACACAAATCTGTTATTGCTTGTGGTGGAAACATGCGGCTAAACTGTTCATCAACCAATGATATTCTCAGAATAATCGGTGCCAGTTATGGGCGGTTTACCTCATTTTTATGCCATCCAAACTCATGGCCTACGCCGTCCTCACAATGGGATTTACAATGTTCAGCTGGAGGATCATTTTCTATTGCATCAGAAAG ATGTGATGGAAAACCTTCCTGTACAATAGAACAATCAACTACTTTGTTTGGTGATCCTTGTAGAACTACGCCTAAATATCTACAAGTGCTCTATCGTTGTGTAG AGCAAACTGGTCCGTTAAAGCACAATCCTCAAATACCAACGACTTTATCTTATCCAGCAACTTTAATTCATAAGACTACGTCTTCAATGGTTACAATGTTTACAACTCCAATGGTAACAGAGATTACAACTCCAATGAAAACAGAACGTACATCACCAATGTTTCCAGGATCCTCTGAGATTGTTTCTATTGCTGAAAGGTGCGACGAGGATAAATCGAACTTTTCAATTTCAGGTAAATGA